From the Astyanax mexicanus isolate ESR-SI-001 chromosome 9, AstMex3_surface, whole genome shotgun sequence genome, one window contains:
- the LOC125804536 gene encoding uncharacterized protein LOC125804536 isoform X2 codes for MGNYRSKLRRLGCPELVVNSASSKTAAAKDVKKPRKAEVNYLPPYPTGESKQTLEKERVDLLSEVKKKNNQKTISEKMSRTFSHRRQEVVNENPAIEDLLHRWPALFDAIQIKEEFKRITTIELETTFIANLDKHTVRLLSLFSAKGGAAGRKMGQLLDLLKQGAPSDEVKEDLAQHTIKIVTKGGSTEDDPLDVGIVLEGREVLSGLSSVARACALLLGLIYAVNLSYPKQLRYTFEFCQKMLLELDSGKLSPKVHALKSKLLS; via the exons ATGGGAAATTACAGGTCTAAATTGAGAAGACTGGGATGTCCAGAGCTTGTTGTCAACTCTGCCTCCAGCAAGACAGCAGCGGCGAAAGATGTCAAAAAGCCACGTAAAGCAGAGGTTAATTACCTCCCCCCATACCCCACTGGAGAATCCAAACAAACTCTTGAAAAGGAGAGGGTAGAtcttctcagtgaggttaagaagaaaaataatcagAAGACCATAAGTGAGAAGATGTCAAGAACATTTTCACATCGAAGACAGGAAGTGGTGAATGAAAACCCTGCCATAGAAGATCTTCTTCATAGATGGCCAGCTTTGTTTGATGCTATTCAG ATAAAAGAAGAATTCAAAAGAATTACAACCATTGAGCTGGAAACAACATTCATTGCAAATTTGGACAAGCACACAGTGAGGCTCCTGTCTTTGTTCTCTGCTAAAGGAGGTGCTGCTGGACGGAAGATGGGTCAACTTCTGGATCTTTTGAAGCAG ggtgCTCCATCTGATGAAGTAAAAGAGGATCTTGCACAGCATACAATCAAAATTGTCACCAAAGGTGGTTCTACGGAGGATGACCCGTTGGATGTTGGGATTGTGCTGGAAGGCAGAGAAGTACTGTCTGGGTTGTCCAGTGTTGCAAGGGCGTGTGCCTTGTTACTAGGTCTGATCTATGCTGTGAACCTTAGTTACCCCAAACAACTCAGGTACACGTTTGAATTTTGTCAAAAGATGCTGTTAGAACTGGACAGTGGGAAACTTTCACCAAAAGTGCACGCACTGAAGTCCAAGTTGCTGAGTTAA
- the LOC125804536 gene encoding uncharacterized protein LOC125804536 isoform X1, with product MGNYRSKLRRLGCPELVVNSASSKTAAAKDVKKPRKAEVNYLPPYPTGESKQTLEKERVDLLSEVKKKNNQKTISEKMSRTFSHRRQEVVNENPAIEDLLHRWPALFDAIQIKEEFKRITTIELETTFIANLDKHTVRLLSLFSAKGGAAGRKMGQLLDLLKQEETTEMRRDVVIRCLIVYFSESVDDLIKDYHGAPSDEVKEDLAQHTIKIVTKGGSTEDDPLDVGIVLEGREVLSGLSSVARACALLLGLIYAVNLSYPKQLRYTFEFCQKMLLELDSGKLSPKVHALKSKLLS from the exons ATGGGAAATTACAGGTCTAAATTGAGAAGACTGGGATGTCCAGAGCTTGTTGTCAACTCTGCCTCCAGCAAGACAGCAGCGGCGAAAGATGTCAAAAAGCCACGTAAAGCAGAGGTTAATTACCTCCCCCCATACCCCACTGGAGAATCCAAACAAACTCTTGAAAAGGAGAGGGTAGAtcttctcagtgaggttaagaagaaaaataatcagAAGACCATAAGTGAGAAGATGTCAAGAACATTTTCACATCGAAGACAGGAAGTGGTGAATGAAAACCCTGCCATAGAAGATCTTCTTCATAGATGGCCAGCTTTGTTTGATGCTATTCAG ATAAAAGAAGAATTCAAAAGAATTACAACCATTGAGCTGGAAACAACATTCATTGCAAATTTGGACAAGCACACAGTGAGGCTCCTGTCTTTGTTCTCTGCTAAAGGAGGTGCTGCTGGACGGAAGATGGGTCAACTTCTGGATCTTTTGAAGCAG GAAGAGACTACTGAAATGCGCCGAGATGTGGTGATCCGCTGCTTAATAGTGTACTTCTCCGAAAGTGTAGATGATCTTATTAAGGATTACCAT ggtgCTCCATCTGATGAAGTAAAAGAGGATCTTGCACAGCATACAATCAAAATTGTCACCAAAGGTGGTTCTACGGAGGATGACCCGTTGGATGTTGGGATTGTGCTGGAAGGCAGAGAAGTACTGTCTGGGTTGTCCAGTGTTGCAAGGGCGTGTGCCTTGTTACTAGGTCTGATCTATGCTGTGAACCTTAGTTACCCCAAACAACTCAGGTACACGTTTGAATTTTGTCAAAAGATGCTGTTAGAACTGGACAGTGGGAAACTTTCACCAAAAGTGCACGCACTGAAGTCCAAGTTGCTGAGTTAA